GGCGTTTGTTGTTCTGATAGCTCGTTTCTTTGTTTCGCTTCTCGCCGCGAAGCTCATCTCGCACAATTGGGATTCAAGCTCCTGAATCCAATCAACGCAAAGCAGTTGGCGTCGTCTGGCGCCTAGCTTTAGCTGCCATTGATCTCAGACCGATGATTCCGGGTCAGGCCCCGATGCTGCGTGATCGCAGGCCTGAGGTGATGGATCAGCCTGGTCTGGATCCCGCCGAACATGACCGGGCGCTTCGTGGTCTGCGCAGAATCAATGCAGTCAGTCGTTGTGTTCCAGGACTGTTTCGCCATCTGGAAGCGCTGTCGCTTGAGTCTCCTGCAGAGCCTCTGACTGTGCTGGAACTGGCCTGTGGAGGGGCCGACACAGCCATCGAGCTGGCCGCAATGGCACAACGACGACAGCTGAACTGGTCGATCCAGGCCTGCGATCTGAACCCAGAAGCGATTCGCATCGCCCGTCGCAATGTCGCCAGGCACAACAGCAGTGTTGGTCTGTTCGTTGCCGACGCTCTGACTCCCCCCGAGTCAGAACCATTCGATGTTGTCTACTGCACCCTTTTCGCTCACCACCTGGATCCTGTCGATGTGGTGCGACTGCTGGCCGTGATGGCTGCCCGGGCAAGTCGTCTTGTGCTGGTGGATGATCTGATCCGCAGCCGCCTGGGGTACGCGCTGGCCTGGGCCGGAACCCGCTTGCTGAGCCGATCCTGGGTGGTGCATTACGACGGTCCGCTGTCGGTTCAGGCGGCATACACGCCCTTGGAGATTCTCGAGCTCGCGGCCCAGGCCGGGTTGCACAATCCCGTGTTGGAACGCACCTGGCCTGAGCGATACCGGCTTTGCTGGAGACCCCACTGAAATGCAGAGGAGCTGGGACGTTGTTGTGATCGGAGCAGGAGTCGCTGGTGGCCTGGCCGCCTACGACTGTGCACGTCGCGGTCTGACTGTTCTGCTCGTTGAGAAGCGTTCTTTCCCGCGTTGGAAGGTTTGCGGTTGTTGCTTCAATGCCAATGCCCTGGCCGCCTTGACTGCGGTTGGGCTGCCGGACCTCATCGGTGATCAGGGAGGTGTGGCTCTCGATCAAGTGCGTCTTGGCTGGAACGGCAGTTCGCTGAATCTGGGGTTGCCCGGTGGCTGGGCCCTTTCCCGGGAGCGTTTCGACCAGGCCTTGGTCCATGCAGCTGAAGCGGCAGGAGCCACGCTGAGATTTCAGACCAGTGCCGTTCTTGAGCAGACTTCCGCCGGTGAGCGAGTGGTGCGACTGCGTCCTTCCGGCGGTGCGCCAGCCGAGCGGGTTCGGGCCCGTGTTGTTCTGGTCGCAGCTGGTTTGCAGCATCAGGTTCTGGCGTCGAGCGATGATTCGAGGCCCCGGATCGCCGAGAGATCAAGGGTCGGAGCCGGTTGTCTCATCAACGACGACGATGATGTTTACGCATCCGGTGCGATCCACATGGCTATCTGCCGACATGGATACGTTGGCCTGGTGCGACGTGAGGATGGAGCGCTTAACCTGGCAGCTGCTTTCGACCCCGCTGCACTCAGGTCTGCAGGTGGAGCGTCCTGTGCGGCGGATCTGGTTCTGCGTCGGGCCGGTTTCGCCGTTCCGCGAGCTCTGGAGACATCACGCTGGCAGCTGACTCCGGAGCTGACACGCCGATCCGGTGTGTTTGCCGGTGAACGCTTTTTGCTGCTGGGCGATTCCTCCGGTTATGTGGAGCCTTTCACTGGTGAAGGCATGGCCTGGGCTCTCGCTGCCGGAGCGGCGGTGGCTCCTTTCGTGGAGGAGGCCCAGGGAGCATGGAGCGGTGCTCTTGAGCGGCGTTGGCAACAGAAACTGGAGGAACTGACGGTGAGCCGTCAGCGTCTTTGCCGACTGTTGTCGACATTGTTGCGTCAACCGCTCGCCACCGCCGCCGTATTCAGGTTGGCATGCCACTGGCCAGAAATACCTGAGCGTGTCATCAGCGCTCTCAATCGGGATGTTTCTCATACGGCTAGCCCTGATCCATGCCTCTGACACTCCATGGCATTGGTACTGCAGTGCCCACTCAGAGGCTGAGTCAAGCGGAAGCTGTGGAAGTGGCGCATCGGATCAATGCCGAAAGTCCAGATAAGGCAAGGCTGATGGCTCGGATCTATCAGAAGACCAAGGTGCTCAACCGTGGAAGTGTGCTGCTCGGGAATGATGCAGACCATGCCACCAGCCAGGAGCGTCTCAGCTTTTACGGACCCGACAGTCCTGGCACTGCGGAACGGATGCAAGCCTTCGATGATCATGCCGGCTGGCTTGCCCTGGAGGCTGTCCGTCAGGCGTTAGATGATTCCGGTTTGCCGCCGTCAACGATCACCCATCTGGTGACCGTGAGCTGCACTGGTTTTCAATCCCCTGGCGTCGATCTTTTCCTGATGGACAAGCTTGGACTGTCCGCTGCAGTGCAGAGAACCCATGTTGGATTCATGGGCTGTCATGGAGCGCTTAACGGTTTACGTGTTGCCCATGCTTATGCCGAGATGGATCCCAACGCCGTGGTTCTGCTCTGCGCCGTGGAGCTTTGCAGCCTGCATATGTCGTATGGCTGGCATCCTGAACAAGTGGTGGCCAATGCGTTGTTCGCCGATGGAGCTGCAGCTGTTGTCGGCTCATCTGGCCCACCATCCTCCGATCGGGACCTTGTGCTGCAGAGCAGTGGTTCGATGGTGATTCCCGAAAGTGCTGATCTCATGCACTGGGAGATTGGTGATCACGGCTTTTCCATGGGATTGTCGCCTCTTGTGCCCGAAACAGTGGGGTCAGCACTGCAGCCCTGGTTGCAGGAATGGCTGCAGAATCGTGCCGTCAATCTTTCGGATATATGCAGCTGGGCCGTGCACCCAGGTGGTCCGAGGATTCTTTCGACCTGCGCTGAAGCGTTGGCACTGGACCCCAGGCTTCTGGAGGAGTCCAGAGTCGTCCTCCAGAACCACGGCAACATGTCGTCGGCAACGATCCTTTTTATCCTCGAACGCCTGCGTCAGCGATCGGTTGCTGGCCCTTGTCTTGCGCTGGCTTTTGGCCCGGGGCTGAGTGCAGAGGTTGCACTTCTCGAT
Above is a window of Synechococcus sp. BIOS-E4-1 DNA encoding:
- a CDS encoding class I SAM-dependent methyltransferase, translating into MIPGQAPMLRDRRPEVMDQPGLDPAEHDRALRGLRRINAVSRCVPGLFRHLEALSLESPAEPLTVLELACGGADTAIELAAMAQRRQLNWSIQACDLNPEAIRIARRNVARHNSSVGLFVADALTPPESEPFDVVYCTLFAHHLDPVDVVRLLAVMAARASRLVLVDDLIRSRLGYALAWAGTRLLSRSWVVHYDGPLSVQAAYTPLEILELAAQAGLHNPVLERTWPERYRLCWRPH
- a CDS encoding NAD(P)/FAD-dependent oxidoreductase yields the protein MQRSWDVVVIGAGVAGGLAAYDCARRGLTVLLVEKRSFPRWKVCGCCFNANALAALTAVGLPDLIGDQGGVALDQVRLGWNGSSLNLGLPGGWALSRERFDQALVHAAEAAGATLRFQTSAVLEQTSAGERVVRLRPSGGAPAERVRARVVLVAAGLQHQVLASSDDSRPRIAERSRVGAGCLINDDDDVYASGAIHMAICRHGYVGLVRREDGALNLAAAFDPAALRSAGGASCAADLVLRRAGFAVPRALETSRWQLTPELTRRSGVFAGERFLLLGDSSGYVEPFTGEGMAWALAAGAAVAPFVEEAQGAWSGALERRWQQKLEELTVSRQRLCRLLSTLLRQPLATAAVFRLACHWPEIPERVISALNRDVSHTASPDPCL
- a CDS encoding type III polyketide synthase translates to MPLTLHGIGTAVPTQRLSQAEAVEVAHRINAESPDKARLMARIYQKTKVLNRGSVLLGNDADHATSQERLSFYGPDSPGTAERMQAFDDHAGWLALEAVRQALDDSGLPPSTITHLVTVSCTGFQSPGVDLFLMDKLGLSAAVQRTHVGFMGCHGALNGLRVAHAYAEMDPNAVVLLCAVELCSLHMSYGWHPEQVVANALFADGAAAVVGSSGPPSSDRDLVLQSSGSMVIPESADLMHWEIGDHGFSMGLSPLVPETVGSALQPWLQEWLQNRAVNLSDICSWAVHPGGPRILSTCAEALALDPRLLEESRVVLQNHGNMSSATILFILERLRQRSVAGPCLALAFGPGLSAEVALLDLQLAE